The following proteins come from a genomic window of Amaranthus tricolor cultivar Red isolate AtriRed21 chromosome 14, ASM2621246v1, whole genome shotgun sequence:
- the LOC130800488 gene encoding myosin-binding protein 7-like isoform X2 yields MDKDILSFPSKSLEQCCDCGCSCSLTVNASSNGAWIRSVKRKYDEFGKSGRYYIPGLEIFPVARVRIENECKLLRETVGSQQATIQELCLELEEERNAASSAANETMSMILRLQNEKAEVLMEARQFKRFAEEKMSHDAQEISALEEVLYKKEQSIQSLTFEIQAYKHRMMSYGLSESEAKGIKGSYSRNPSFSSDLDSSMCAYPQLRCDMYESQEQLELDDDVDFEKYPFGEIPGGQDLKSLEYRINQMEGTPRGDQMNADFGSRNVLEKVVIGQSPRRSRQSRRFSTDNPTSLLGFARDMGPDHTMDSPRFGTSFKRMDCVAEELRKTDGASDFEDDMCDRVYTIDSIHHGAPYNNCMDPKAAAKFGDDYLSSPKSIDRGDLGDPDVKKLSMRLQALEADRESMRQTIMSMQTDKAQFMLLREIAQHLCRDMAPASCMPVQKPYISRSFSIMAVFKWILSVFWRKRARQSKYMFEQTADNMGLRMLLDKSPRSKPWRCVSKTQVKKAEITN; encoded by the exons ATGGACAAGGATATTTTGTCTTTCCCTTCCAAGAGCCTTGAACAATGCTGTGATTGTGGATGTAGTTGTTCTCTCACAGTGAACGCTTCGTCAAATGGGGCTTGGATACGTTCTGTTAAGAGGAAATATGATGAATTTGGGAAAAGTGGTCGTTACTATATCCCCGGCCTTGAAATATTTCCTGTTGCACGTGTTAGGATTGAAAATGAGTGTAAATTGTTGCGAGAGACAGTCGGCAGCCAACAGGCAACTATTCAGGAGTTATGTTTGGAATTGGAAGAGGAGAGAAATGCTGCTTCCTCAGCTGCTAATGAGACCATGTCCATGATTTTGAGGTTGCAGAATGAGAAGGCAGAGGTATTAATGGAAGCTCGGCAGTTTAAACGTTTTGCTGAGGAGAAAATGTCACATGATGCTCAAGAGATTTCTGCTTTGGAAGAGGTGCTATATAAAAAAGAACAGTCCATTCAGTCCCTAACATTTGAAATTCAAGCTTATAAGCACAGGATGATGAGCTATGGCTTGTCGGAATCTGAGGCCAAGGGAATCAAGGGGAGTTATAGTCGAAACCCAAGTTTCTCCAGTGACTTGGACTCTTCCATGTGTGCTTATCCTCAACTAAGGTGTGATATGTATGAATCTCAAGAGCAATTAGAACTTGACGATGATGTGGACTTTGAAAAGTATCCATTCGGCGAGATTCCAGGAGGTCAAGATCTGAAGAGTTTGGAATACAGAATCAACCAAATGGAAGGAACTCCTCGTGGTGATCAGATGAATGCGGACTTCGGCTCTAGAAATGTTTTAGAGAAGGTTGTCATTGGTCAGTCTCCAAGACGGTCGAGACAGTCGAGGAGGTTTTCCACTGATAACCCTACTTCACTATTGGGTTTTGCTAGAGATATGGGACCAGATCATACAATGGATTCTCCTAGGTTTGGTACTAGTTTCAAAAGGATGGATTGTGTAGCTGAGGAATTGAGAAAAACAGATGGTGCATCTGATTTTGAAGATGACATGTGTGATAGAGTTTATACTATTGATTCTATTCATCATGGGGCACCTTATAATAACTGTATGGATCCCAAAGCTGCTGCAAAGTTTGGTGATGACTATTTATCTTCACCAAAATCAATTGACCGTGGAGACTTGGGAGATCCTGATGTAAAGAAGCTTTCCATGAGACTTCAGGCTCTTGAGGCTGATAGAGAATCAATGAGGCAGACAATTATGTCAATGCAGACCGATAAAGCACAATTTATGTTACTTAGAGAAATTGCTCAGCATTTGTGCAGAGATATGGCACCTGCAAGTTGCATGCCTGTTCAGAAGCCATATATTTCTAGGAGCTTTTCCATCATGGCAGTGTTTAAG TGGATTCTATCCGTTTTTTGGAGAAAGAGAGCACGTCAAAGCAA GTATATGTTTGAACAAACAGCTGATAATATGGGTCTGCGAATGTTGTTGGATAAAAGTCCGCGCTCCAAACCCTGGAGATGTGTCTCGAAAACACAAGTTAAGAAAGCCGAGATAACAAACTAG
- the LOC130800488 gene encoding myosin-binding protein 7-like isoform X1 — translation MDKDILSFPSKSLEQCCDCGCSCSLTVNASSNGAWIRSVKRKYDEFGKSGRYYIPGLEIFPVARVRIENECKLLRETVGSQQATIQELCLELEEERNAASSAANETMSMILRLQNEKAEVLMEARQFKRFAEEKMSHDAQEISALEEVLYKKEQSIQSLTFEIQAYKHRMMSYGLSESEAKGIKGSYSRNPSFSSDLDSSMCAYPQLRCDMYESQEQLELDDDVDFEKYPFGEIPGGQDLKSLEYRINQMEGTPRGDQMNADFGSRNVLEKVVIGQSPRRSRQSRRFSTDNPTSLLGFARDMGPDHTMDSPRFGTSFKRMDCVAEELRKTDGASDFEDDMCDRVYTIDSIHHGAPYNNCMDPKAAAKFGDDYLSSPKSIDRGDLGDPDVKKLSMRLQALEADRESMRQTIMSMQTDKAQFMLLREIAQHLCRDMAPASCMPVQKPYISRSFSIMAVFKVVFNVFPVFQWILSVFWRKRARQSKYMFEQTADNMGLRMLLDKSPRSKPWRCVSKTQVKKAEITN, via the exons ATGGACAAGGATATTTTGTCTTTCCCTTCCAAGAGCCTTGAACAATGCTGTGATTGTGGATGTAGTTGTTCTCTCACAGTGAACGCTTCGTCAAATGGGGCTTGGATACGTTCTGTTAAGAGGAAATATGATGAATTTGGGAAAAGTGGTCGTTACTATATCCCCGGCCTTGAAATATTTCCTGTTGCACGTGTTAGGATTGAAAATGAGTGTAAATTGTTGCGAGAGACAGTCGGCAGCCAACAGGCAACTATTCAGGAGTTATGTTTGGAATTGGAAGAGGAGAGAAATGCTGCTTCCTCAGCTGCTAATGAGACCATGTCCATGATTTTGAGGTTGCAGAATGAGAAGGCAGAGGTATTAATGGAAGCTCGGCAGTTTAAACGTTTTGCTGAGGAGAAAATGTCACATGATGCTCAAGAGATTTCTGCTTTGGAAGAGGTGCTATATAAAAAAGAACAGTCCATTCAGTCCCTAACATTTGAAATTCAAGCTTATAAGCACAGGATGATGAGCTATGGCTTGTCGGAATCTGAGGCCAAGGGAATCAAGGGGAGTTATAGTCGAAACCCAAGTTTCTCCAGTGACTTGGACTCTTCCATGTGTGCTTATCCTCAACTAAGGTGTGATATGTATGAATCTCAAGAGCAATTAGAACTTGACGATGATGTGGACTTTGAAAAGTATCCATTCGGCGAGATTCCAGGAGGTCAAGATCTGAAGAGTTTGGAATACAGAATCAACCAAATGGAAGGAACTCCTCGTGGTGATCAGATGAATGCGGACTTCGGCTCTAGAAATGTTTTAGAGAAGGTTGTCATTGGTCAGTCTCCAAGACGGTCGAGACAGTCGAGGAGGTTTTCCACTGATAACCCTACTTCACTATTGGGTTTTGCTAGAGATATGGGACCAGATCATACAATGGATTCTCCTAGGTTTGGTACTAGTTTCAAAAGGATGGATTGTGTAGCTGAGGAATTGAGAAAAACAGATGGTGCATCTGATTTTGAAGATGACATGTGTGATAGAGTTTATACTATTGATTCTATTCATCATGGGGCACCTTATAATAACTGTATGGATCCCAAAGCTGCTGCAAAGTTTGGTGATGACTATTTATCTTCACCAAAATCAATTGACCGTGGAGACTTGGGAGATCCTGATGTAAAGAAGCTTTCCATGAGACTTCAGGCTCTTGAGGCTGATAGAGAATCAATGAGGCAGACAATTATGTCAATGCAGACCGATAAAGCACAATTTATGTTACTTAGAGAAATTGCTCAGCATTTGTGCAGAGATATGGCACCTGCAAGTTGCATGCCTGTTCAGAAGCCATATATTTCTAGGAGCTTTTCCATCATGGCAGTGTTTAAG GTCGTGTTTAACGTTTTCCCTGTTTTTCAGTGGATTCTATCCGTTTTTTGGAGAAAGAGAGCACGTCAAAGCAA GTATATGTTTGAACAAACAGCTGATAATATGGGTCTGCGAATGTTGTTGGATAAAAGTCCGCGCTCCAAACCCTGGAGATGTGTCTCGAAAACACAAGTTAAGAAAGCCGAGATAACAAACTAG
- the LOC130800487 gene encoding probable lysophospholipase BODYGUARD 4, with protein MGSNNKQSRLVELGSMIIFTILDIVDSILCIVYAYIDHFLETDTPSPCYCLQTSVSDSDSDSDSLYGRIRKPNSFRKLVGFINPNNNNSNNRILHKSIRNHDSTKRTCWSDCSCASCAAWIHNNYNDAHRLRLHVVVQQPEEKKVIENVIFLHGFMSSSSFWTETIFSHFSDHTKNKYRLFGVDLLGFGKSPKPRECLYTLEDHLEMIEESIIFSFKLNSFHLVAHSMGSILALALAAKYPDSVRSITLIAPPYFPTCDKEEEEEASLFMLRKVASKKLWPPLVFGTSLMSWYEHLGRTVCFFICKYHRIWEFLLKLLTRTRDLHFLIMDSTKHTHHSAWHTMHNVICGSAKKMEEYLATLQKARLKVIVIHGEEDQIVPIECSYNIKIKIPDADIRIIPNTNHITVVLAQIKDFTQQLELIWM; from the exons ATGGGGAGTAATAATAAGCAATCAAGATTAGTAGAATTAGGAAGCATGATAATATTCACAATCTTAGACATTGTTGATTCAATATTATGCATAGTGTACGCTTATATTGATCACTTCTTGGAGACGGACACGCCGTCTCCCTGCTACTGCCTGCAAACCTCTGTCTCAGATTCAGATTCAGACTCAGACTCACTATATGGGAGGATCAGAAAGCCTAATTCTTTCAGAAAATTGGTTGGTTTTATAAAccccaacaataataatagcaacAACAGGATTTTGCATAAATCTATTAGAAATCATGATTCTACCAAACGTACTTGTTGGTCAGATTGTAGTTGTGCTTCTTGTGCTGCTTGGATtcacaataattataatgatgCTCATCGCCTTCGCCTCCATGTGGTTGTACAACAACCAG AAGAGAAGAAAGTCATAGAAAATGTGATATTCTTGCATGGATTCATGTCTTCCTCATCATTTTGGACAGAAACAATATTCAGTCATTTCTCTGATCATACAAAAAACAAGTACAGATTATTTGGTGTTGATTTATTGGGATTTGGGAAAAGTCCCAAACCAAGAGAGTGTTTGTATACACTGGAAGATCATTTAGAAATGATTGAGGAATCaatcattttttcttttaaattgaaTTCCTTTCATTTAGTTGCACATTCAATGGGCTCCATTCTTGCATTAGCTTTGGCAGCTAAGTATCCTGATTCTGTCAGATCCATAACCTTGATTGCACCT CCTTACTTCCCTACTTGtgataaagaagaagaagaagaagcgaGCCTATTTATGTTGAGGAAAGTAGCTTCAAAAAAGTTGTGGCCACCATTAGTTTTTGGTACATCATTAATGTCTTGGTATGAGCATTTGGGTCGAACCGTATGTTTCTTCATTTGTAAATACCACAGAATTTGGGAATTTCTTTTGAAGCTCCTCACTCGTACAAG gGACCTTCATTTCTTGATAATGGACTCAACTAAGCATACCCATCATTCAGCTTGGCATACCATGCATAATGTTATTTGTGGAAGTGCAAAGAAAATGGAAGAATATTTAGCAACATTACAAAAAGCAAGGCTTAAAGTTATAGTGATCCATGGTGAAGAAGATCAAATTGTCCCAATTGAGTGTAGCTAtaacattaaaatcaaaattccaGATGCAGATATTAGAATTATACCCAACACTAATCATATTACTGTTGTACTTGCCCAAATTAAAGACTTCACTCAACAACTAGAGCTTATTTGGATGTAA